Proteins encoded by one window of Flagellimonas lutaonensis:
- the nadC gene encoding carboxylating nicotinate-nucleotide diphosphorylase, giving the protein MISETQFQKELDLIIANAIREDVGDGDHSSLACIPKEAKGKAKLLVKEEGIIAGVEFAKQVFAYVDADLTVETLLNDGSHVKYGDVVFYVEGRSQSILKAERLVLNAMQRMSAIATKTKSFVDILEGTGTKILDTRKTTPGIRAFEKWAVKIGGGENHRFALYDMVMLKDNHIDFAGGISTAIEKTQEYLRQNKKNLKIIVEARNLDEVRQILQSDGVYRILLDNFDYEETKKAVALIGGKCLTESSGGINEQTLRKYAECGVDFISSGALTHSVHNMDLSLKAV; this is encoded by the coding sequence ATGATATCCGAAACCCAGTTTCAAAAAGAATTGGATTTGATTATTGCCAACGCCATTAGGGAAGATGTAGGTGATGGCGACCATAGTTCGTTGGCATGCATTCCCAAAGAGGCCAAGGGCAAGGCAAAATTGCTGGTCAAAGAAGAAGGCATCATCGCCGGAGTGGAATTCGCCAAACAGGTTTTTGCCTATGTCGATGCCGATTTGACCGTAGAAACCCTGTTGAACGATGGCAGCCACGTGAAATATGGCGATGTCGTTTTTTATGTGGAAGGTCGTTCCCAATCGATTTTAAAGGCCGAACGATTGGTACTCAACGCCATGCAGCGAATGAGCGCCATTGCTACCAAGACCAAGTCGTTCGTGGATATTTTGGAGGGAACCGGCACTAAAATTCTCGATACCCGTAAAACTACCCCCGGTATTCGCGCCTTTGAAAAGTGGGCGGTAAAGATAGGTGGGGGCGAAAACCATCGGTTTGCACTCTATGATATGGTCATGCTCAAAGACAACCACATCGATTTTGCGGGAGGTATTTCCACAGCGATTGAAAAGACCCAAGAGTATCTTCGCCAAAACAAGAAGAACCTGAAAATTATTGTGGAGGCCAGAAATTTGGATGAGGTAAGGCAGATTTTGCAATCTGATGGGGTGTACCGTATTTTATTGGATAATTTTGATTACGAAGAAACCAAAAAGGCCGTTGCACTGATAGGGGGCAAGTGTTTGACAGAATCATCAGGGGGTATCAATGAGCAAACGCTCAGAAAGTATGCAGAATGTGGAGTCGACTTTATATCTTCAGGCGCTCTTACCCATTCGGTTCATAATATGGATTTAAGCTTAAAGGCAGTATAA
- a CDS encoding DUF2147 domain-containing protein, whose protein sequence is MAQIVGAQDVFGKWKTIDDKSGKPKAIVEIYKKGGLVYGKILRILEEGRQDAICEKCKGDQKNKPIVGMNVIKALKEEDGQYKHGRLFDPEYGVEVRGKIWLHPEDPDKLKVRGYLAFLYRTQTWQRVKDE, encoded by the coding sequence ATGGCCCAAATAGTTGGGGCGCAGGATGTCTTTGGAAAATGGAAGACGATAGACGACAAATCAGGAAAGCCCAAGGCCATTGTTGAGATCTATAAAAAGGGTGGACTGGTCTACGGAAAGATTTTAAGAATATTAGAAGAGGGTAGGCAGGATGCCATTTGCGAAAAATGTAAGGGAGACCAAAAGAACAAGCCTATTGTGGGCATGAATGTCATAAAGGCGTTGAAAGAAGAAGATGGGCAATACAAACATGGCCGTTTGTTCGACCCCGAGTATGGAGTAGAGGTAAGGGGCAAGATATGGCTGCACCCCGAAGACCCGGATAAATTAAAGGTTCGGGGATACTTGGCCTTTTTGTACCGCACCCAAACATGGCAACGGGTAAAAGACGAATGA
- the rlmH gene encoding 23S rRNA (pseudouridine(1915)-N(3))-methyltransferase RlmH has translation MTITLLTIGKTDSSALQNLIENYTARLKHYVRFEMVVIPDIKKTKNISENQQKEKEGEVLLKQLQPADFFVLFDEKGKQFTSVGFADLLQKHMNSGLKNLVFAIGGPYGFSAAVQKRANAKISLSKMTFSHQMVRLFVVEQLYRGFTILRNEPYHHE, from the coding sequence ATGACTATTACCTTGCTCACCATCGGGAAAACAGATAGCAGCGCACTCCAAAACCTAATCGAGAACTATACCGCACGGTTGAAACATTATGTTCGGTTCGAGATGGTGGTCATTCCCGATATCAAGAAAACCAAAAACATTTCAGAAAACCAACAAAAGGAAAAAGAGGGCGAAGTCCTGTTGAAACAACTTCAACCTGCAGATTTTTTTGTGCTGTTTGATGAAAAGGGGAAGCAATTTACCTCTGTGGGATTCGCCGATCTGCTACAAAAACACATGAACAGCGGACTCAAAAATTTGGTCTTTGCCATTGGTGGGCCGTATGGATTCAGTGCTGCCGTTCAAAAAAGGGCCAATGCCAAAATCAGCCTTTCGAAAATGACGTTTTCACATCAAATGGTACGATTGTTCGTGGTTGAGCAACTTTACCGAGGGTTCACCATTCTGCGAAACGAACCATATCATCATGAGTAG
- the priA gene encoding replication restart helicase PriA, whose product MQCFVDVVLPIPLERFFTYKISPKEADFLEPGMRIAVPFGKSKIYTALCHRVHQNPPEAYEAKEIHQILDEIPLVNQLQLQHWQWIADYYMCTLGEVVRSALPSAFLLESETFILLNKNQEIDESLLKDDEFLVFEALQHQESLKVNDICQIIDRKNALPVVNRLLEKQVVLQKEALYEQYKPKKVRFVRLSEAYETEEKLQGLLESLKRAPKQLQAVLSLFQLQARTKNPIKLTNLENNAKVSKGVIKSLIEKGILEDYYLQRDRVEFTDAPLNVSIELNEEQEKAFDHLLVSFGRGRKVALLHGVTSSGKTEVYMKLLQRTLQEGKQALYLLPEIALTSQLINRLLKVFGNKVSVYHSKYSLNERVEVWNNVLQQKEKAQIVIGARSALFLPFSNLGLIVVDEEHEQSFKQFDPAPRYHARDAAIVLAQYHGSPCLLGSATPSIESMNNAKKGKYGYARITERYGKVMQPEIELVDLKEATKKKQMTGHFSDRLRLQVGEALENGEQVILFQNRRGFAPIVECTTCGHSPQCPNCDVSLTYHRHKNQLRCHYCGYHMVLQNDCLACGSFTLDKKGFGTEQVQEELAELFPDAKVGRMDLDTTRGKHAYEKIITAFEQQEFDVLVGTQMVTKGLDFRNVSLVGIMNADSLLNFPDYRAHERSFQLLTQVAGRAGRTKKRGKVLVQTYNPYHRILQQVSTNDYAEMFENQLYEREHFKYPPVVRIIKVTLKDKDFNKLNEASEWFAGALRNLLPHERVLGPEYPPVSRIRRYYLKNILIKIDLGHSPSKIKNGIKRIEKSFNAISQYKSVRLVYNVDHI is encoded by the coding sequence ATGCAGTGTTTTGTCGATGTCGTTTTGCCGATACCCCTAGAGCGGTTCTTCACTTACAAGATTTCACCCAAAGAGGCCGATTTTTTAGAACCGGGTATGCGTATTGCCGTTCCGTTTGGCAAGTCAAAAATCTACACTGCGCTGTGCCACCGCGTACACCAAAATCCGCCCGAGGCCTATGAAGCAAAGGAAATCCACCAGATTTTAGACGAGATTCCCTTGGTCAACCAACTTCAACTCCAGCATTGGCAGTGGATCGCCGATTATTATATGTGTACTTTGGGCGAGGTCGTCAGAAGTGCGTTGCCCAGCGCTTTTTTGTTAGAGAGCGAGACATTCATCCTCCTCAACAAAAATCAAGAAATAGATGAGTCCCTCTTGAAAGATGACGAATTTTTGGTGTTTGAGGCGTTACAGCATCAAGAGTCTTTGAAGGTCAACGATATCTGCCAGATCATTGACAGAAAAAATGCCCTGCCCGTGGTGAACCGCTTGCTTGAAAAACAAGTGGTGCTGCAAAAAGAAGCACTGTACGAGCAGTACAAACCAAAAAAGGTACGTTTCGTCAGATTATCGGAAGCGTATGAAACGGAAGAAAAACTGCAAGGGTTGCTGGAAAGCCTGAAACGGGCACCAAAACAGTTACAGGCCGTCTTGAGTTTGTTTCAGCTGCAGGCCCGGACCAAGAACCCCATAAAACTTACCAACCTTGAAAACAATGCCAAGGTATCGAAAGGGGTCATCAAGTCATTGATAGAAAAAGGCATACTTGAAGACTACTACCTGCAACGAGATCGTGTGGAGTTCACCGACGCGCCTTTGAACGTTTCGATTGAGCTGAACGAAGAACAGGAGAAGGCCTTTGATCATTTGTTAGTTAGTTTTGGAAGAGGACGAAAAGTAGCATTGTTGCACGGTGTCACTTCATCAGGCAAAACGGAGGTCTACATGAAATTGCTTCAAAGAACATTGCAAGAAGGGAAACAAGCTTTGTACCTGTTACCAGAAATAGCCCTTACCTCACAGCTGATCAACAGGCTTCTTAAGGTGTTCGGCAATAAGGTATCGGTCTACCATTCAAAATACAGCTTGAACGAAAGGGTAGAGGTATGGAACAACGTATTACAGCAAAAAGAAAAGGCCCAGATTGTAATTGGCGCCCGTTCTGCGCTTTTTTTGCCTTTTTCAAACTTGGGGCTGATCGTGGTTGATGAAGAGCATGAACAATCGTTTAAACAATTTGACCCTGCCCCAAGGTACCATGCCCGAGATGCTGCCATTGTACTGGCCCAGTACCATGGCAGCCCCTGCCTTTTGGGTTCGGCCACGCCAAGTATTGAAAGCATGAACAACGCCAAAAAAGGCAAATATGGCTATGCCCGGATAACAGAGCGTTATGGCAAAGTAATGCAGCCAGAAATAGAGTTGGTCGATTTAAAGGAAGCTACCAAGAAAAAACAGATGACGGGACATTTCTCTGACCGGCTGCGATTACAGGTGGGCGAGGCACTTGAAAATGGCGAGCAGGTAATCCTTTTCCAGAATCGACGTGGGTTTGCACCGATTGTTGAATGCACAACCTGTGGGCATTCGCCCCAATGCCCCAATTGTGACGTTAGCCTTACCTATCACCGACATAAGAACCAGCTTCGCTGCCATTATTGTGGGTACCATATGGTGCTGCAAAATGACTGTTTGGCCTGTGGTAGCTTTACCTTGGATAAAAAGGGCTTTGGCACCGAACAGGTTCAAGAAGAGCTGGCAGAGCTGTTTCCTGATGCCAAAGTAGGCCGTATGGACCTCGATACCACACGGGGAAAACATGCCTACGAGAAAATTATCACAGCCTTTGAGCAACAAGAGTTTGATGTGTTGGTGGGTACCCAAATGGTGACCAAGGGGCTTGATTTCAGAAATGTGAGCTTGGTGGGCATCATGAATGCCGATAGTTTGCTCAATTTTCCTGACTATCGGGCACATGAGCGTAGCTTTCAGCTGTTGACGCAGGTGGCGGGCCGTGCCGGCCGTACCAAGAAAAGGGGCAAGGTTCTTGTTCAGACGTACAATCCGTATCATCGCATATTACAGCAGGTATCGACCAATGATTATGCTGAGATGTTTGAGAACCAGCTTTATGAGCGTGAACACTTCAAATACCCTCCCGTGGTGCGGATTATAAAAGTGACCTTGAAGGACAAGGATTTCAACAAGTTGAACGAAGCTTCCGAATGGTTTGCAGGGGCTTTGCGCAACCTATTGCCACATGAAAGGGTTCTGGGGCCCGAATACCCACCCGTGTCGCGAATCAGACGCTATTACCTGAAGAACATACTTATAAAAATAGACTTGGGGCATTCACCCTCCAAAATAAAAAATGGCATTAAAAGAATAGAAAAATCCTTTAATGCCATTTCCCAGTATAAAAGTGTCAGACTGGTCTACAACGTTGACCACATATAA
- a CDS encoding TonB-dependent receptor: protein MKKALVLTLLAVLVSVFGFSQVTTSNIRGKVVDDQGAPLLGANVLAVHTPTGTQYGAITNEDGRFNLLNLRVGGPYEVTISFVGFKTQVEKDIFLSLGKTYNLDIMLVTDSQQLEEVVVVSDQTGTFGSDRTGSETNVGRRELTRLPTISRSAEDFTRLEPSASSPGQDGGLSFGGRNDQFNNFSLDGSFFANPFGLDAPTPGGQTSAQPISLDAIDQIQVSLAPYDVTQSGFTGATVNAVTKSGTNEFYATAYGFFRNDDLTGGKINGDDVFKTGLEQLQYGISVGGPIIKNKLFFFANFEKDDLTELGTAGFIPNRGTGAINESRVLASDFQLVSDLLSQVVIGQDAQGNDIFYNPGRFEDFNFDQESTKGIIKLDWNINDKNRLALIYNFLNAAKEKPAHPSALGFRGPNAATLQFENTGYEINNNIQSFQLELNSTIGDQAVNKLQMGYTRFDDFRNPLSSPAPTITILDATGSSNYIIAGHEPFSINNTLDQRVFQITDNLNFFKGDHTYTVGFSFEKFQFDNSFNLGAYGAQGVFFPTTTITDFQNFADSGQLQAAFDAAIAANRSLSENGVGNPGGWALAETNVGQLAFYLQDEWNVTDNFKLTYGVRFDKPLFFDTGNKVRDNIERKGGTLAEGGTYAPDIVYFDPETGEETFLDSEKLPNNDFLVSPRVGFNWDVNSDNTLQIRGGSGIFTGRFPFVWLGNQVQGTDFFFYQVVDPDFKFPQVWRTNIGLDKAFDNGLVLTTDISYTKDINAAHVQNWGLNTPSATLAGVDNRPVYTNDDKAQLFGPNNAYVFTNSDQGRIFNASFKAQKNWENGVYAMLAYNYLNSKEVNSIEAEITGDAFAGNAVVGNANNDVLAFSKYGDTHRFIGVVSKAFSTGTTVSAFFEYAQGGRFNYIYGGDINNDGSSINDLIYIPTTSELTQMNFSGAGQAEAFEAFIQQDDYLSENRGSYAERYGALAPWRGRWDVKVLQDIKINEKNRLQLSLDVLNIGNLINSEWGVVEQPAFNQILGVTVDDNNNPTYTFDPNLTSTFTANTSALSRWRAQLGVRYILD, encoded by the coding sequence ATGAAAAAAGCACTAGTACTCACATTACTGGCCGTTTTGGTCTCTGTTTTCGGGTTCTCGCAAGTGACCACTTCGAATATCAGGGGCAAGGTGGTAGATGATCAAGGCGCCCCTTTGTTGGGGGCCAATGTTTTGGCCGTACATACCCCAACGGGGACACAGTACGGAGCCATTACCAACGAAGATGGGCGGTTTAACCTATTGAACCTCAGGGTCGGTGGCCCCTACGAGGTAACCATTTCTTTTGTTGGCTTCAAAACTCAGGTAGAAAAAGACATATTTCTGTCACTGGGTAAGACCTATAATCTTGATATTATGTTGGTTACAGATAGCCAACAACTTGAAGAAGTAGTGGTAGTGTCAGACCAAACGGGCACCTTTGGCAGCGATAGAACAGGATCGGAGACAAACGTAGGCCGACGTGAGCTTACGAGGTTGCCGACCATATCAAGGTCGGCTGAAGACTTTACACGTTTAGAACCAAGCGCAAGTTCGCCCGGCCAAGACGGAGGGCTTTCATTTGGTGGCCGAAACGATCAGTTCAACAACTTTTCACTTGACGGCTCATTTTTTGCCAATCCTTTTGGATTGGATGCGCCTACCCCAGGTGGTCAGACCAGTGCACAGCCCATTTCTTTGGACGCCATTGATCAGATACAGGTTTCGTTGGCACCATATGACGTTACCCAATCAGGATTTACCGGAGCTACCGTAAATGCGGTCACCAAGAGTGGAACCAACGAATTCTACGCCACAGCCTATGGGTTTTTCAGAAATGATGATTTGACCGGCGGCAAGATCAACGGTGACGATGTATTCAAAACCGGGTTGGAGCAACTTCAATATGGTATTAGTGTTGGAGGGCCGATCATCAAGAACAAACTATTTTTCTTCGCCAATTTTGAAAAAGACGATTTGACAGAGCTCGGTACAGCCGGATTTATACCCAATCGCGGTACCGGTGCCATAAATGAATCTAGGGTACTTGCCTCAGATTTTCAATTGGTAAGTGATCTGTTGAGCCAGGTTGTGATAGGGCAAGATGCCCAGGGCAATGACATATTCTACAATCCTGGTCGGTTTGAAGATTTTAATTTTGACCAAGAATCAACTAAAGGAATCATTAAGTTGGATTGGAATATCAACGACAAGAACCGTTTGGCCCTGATCTACAACTTTTTGAATGCGGCCAAAGAGAAACCGGCACACCCCTCTGCCCTTGGCTTTAGGGGCCCAAATGCCGCCACCTTGCAATTTGAGAATACGGGTTACGAAATCAACAACAACATTCAGTCGTTCCAACTTGAGTTGAACAGTACTATTGGCGACCAAGCGGTCAACAAATTACAGATGGGATATACCCGTTTTGATGACTTTAGAAATCCGCTATCCAGTCCTGCACCCACAATCACCATTCTAGATGCCACCGGAAGCTCTAACTATATCATTGCGGGCCATGAACCGTTTTCTATTAACAATACCCTAGACCAGCGGGTTTTCCAGATTACCGATAACTTGAATTTCTTTAAGGGAGACCACACCTACACGGTAGGTTTTTCGTTTGAGAAGTTCCAATTCGACAATAGTTTCAATTTGGGCGCTTATGGTGCGCAAGGTGTATTCTTTCCGACCACAACCATAACCGATTTCCAGAACTTTGCCGATTCGGGCCAGTTACAGGCAGCCTTTGATGCGGCCATTGCGGCCAATAGGTCATTGTCTGAAAATGGTGTTGGCAACCCCGGTGGGTGGGCCTTGGCCGAGACCAATGTTGGTCAACTGGCATTTTATTTGCAGGATGAGTGGAACGTTACCGATAACTTTAAACTGACCTATGGGGTCCGTTTTGATAAACCGTTGTTCTTTGATACTGGAAATAAGGTACGTGACAATATAGAAAGAAAAGGAGGCACTTTGGCAGAAGGAGGCACGTACGCACCCGATATCGTATACTTTGATCCAGAAACAGGCGAAGAAACCTTTTTAGATTCAGAGAAATTGCCTAACAACGACTTTTTGGTATCGCCAAGGGTTGGTTTCAATTGGGATGTGAACAGTGACAACACCCTCCAGATCAGGGGCGGTTCAGGAATTTTCACAGGCCGTTTCCCCTTCGTATGGTTGGGCAACCAAGTACAGGGTACCGACTTCTTCTTTTACCAAGTGGTCGACCCCGATTTTAAGTTCCCACAGGTTTGGAGAACCAATATCGGGCTTGACAAGGCATTTGATAATGGCTTGGTCTTGACCACTGATATTTCCTACACCAAAGATATCAACGCGGCACACGTTCAGAACTGGGGCTTGAACACCCCCTCTGCGACACTGGCCGGTGTTGACAACAGGCCCGTATATACAAATGATGACAAAGCGCAGTTGTTTGGCCCTAACAACGCTTACGTATTTACCAACTCTGACCAGGGCAGAATTTTCAATGCCTCGTTCAAGGCCCAAAAGAATTGGGAGAACGGTGTCTATGCCATGCTTGCCTACAACTACCTTAACTCGAAAGAGGTCAATTCAATTGAGGCCGAAATAACAGGGGATGCGTTTGCAGGAAATGCAGTGGTTGGCAATGCCAACAATGACGTATTGGCCTTTTCAAAATATGGTGATACACATAGGTTTATCGGTGTGGTATCAAAAGCCTTTTCAACTGGCACCACTGTTTCTGCCTTCTTTGAGTATGCACAAGGTGGCAGGTTCAACTATATCTATGGTGGTGACATCAATAACGATGGTTCTAGCATCAACGATTTGATCTACATTCCAACAACCAGTGAGTTGACTCAGATGAATTTCAGTGGTGCAGGCCAAGCGGAGGCTTTTGAGGCCTTTATCCAACAAGATGATTATCTGAGCGAAAACAGGGGTAGCTATGCAGAGCGCTATGGGGCCCTTGCTCCGTGGAGAGGCAGATGGGACGTCAAAGTACTGCAAGACATTAAGATCAACGAAAAGAACAGATTGCAGTTGAGTTTGGATGTATTGAACATTGGCAACCTTATCAACTCAGAGTGGGGTGTGGTAGAGCAACCAGCCTTTAATCAGATTTTGGGCGTTACGGTTGACGACAACAACAATCCAACCTACACATTTGACCCCAATTTAACCAGCACGTTCACAGCAAACACCAGTGCACTATCCAGATGGAGGGCGCAATTGGGTGTACGCTACATTCTTGATTAA
- the rpsF gene encoding 30S ribosomal protein S6 — MNHYETVFILNPVLSDTQIEETVKKFEDFLIKNGAKMVAKENWGLKKLAYPIQHKKSGFYHLFEFTAPGEVIAPYEVELIRDERIMRFLTVKLDKHAIAWAEKRRNKLKAKA, encoded by the coding sequence ATGAACCATTACGAAACTGTTTTCATTTTGAATCCCGTTCTATCTGATACCCAGATAGAGGAAACAGTTAAGAAATTTGAAGATTTCTTAATTAAGAATGGTGCCAAAATGGTCGCAAAAGAAAATTGGGGCCTTAAAAAGTTGGCCTATCCCATTCAGCACAAGAAAAGTGGTTTTTACCACTTATTTGAATTCACCGCACCGGGCGAGGTAATTGCCCCTTATGAGGTAGAATTGATCAGAGATGAGCGTATCATGCGCTTTTTGACCGTAAAATTAGACAAGCACGCCATTGCGTGGGCAGAGAAAAGAAGAAACAAACTAAAGGCAAAAGCTTAG
- a CDS encoding YihY/virulence factor BrkB family protein yields the protein MSRPIEERLKKIPVVNWLVALLKKIKLKAFEGLSLYDLIEMYVVGIVEGALSTRASSIAFSVFMAIFPLLIFFVTLIPFLIPYISVGTENFDAQFLLFLESFLPSATSDYFGEIYQQIKDQKRGGLLSSAFLISIFLVANGVNSIFAGFEYSYHVELTRNFFKQYAYALMVGLILSILVIVGAVAFVYFELFLENTDAFFSKAIGFEVQQGDSFLVQLAKVLFFGLLTYLITAILYYFGTAEGRQARFFSAGALMTTLLFLFTSYLFGVYVEKIARYNELYGALGGLLILMVFIWLNSSILLLGFELNATLNVLKKRHKNRLDDA from the coding sequence ATGTCTAGACCGATAGAAGAGCGATTAAAAAAAATCCCCGTGGTCAATTGGCTGGTGGCGCTTTTGAAGAAGATCAAGCTGAAGGCTTTCGAGGGGCTTTCTTTGTACGATTTAATAGAAATGTACGTGGTCGGCATTGTAGAGGGCGCCCTTTCTACCCGTGCCAGTTCAATTGCCTTCAGCGTTTTTATGGCCATTTTTCCACTACTGATCTTTTTTGTGACCCTTATTCCATTCCTGATTCCTTACATCAGTGTGGGCACCGAGAATTTTGACGCCCAGTTTCTGTTGTTCTTGGAGTCGTTTTTGCCTTCGGCCACCAGTGATTATTTTGGAGAGATATATCAGCAAATAAAAGACCAGAAAAGGGGAGGGCTTCTATCTTCAGCCTTTTTGATATCCATTTTTTTAGTGGCCAATGGGGTGAATTCAATTTTTGCAGGTTTTGAATATTCGTACCATGTGGAATTGACACGTAATTTTTTCAAGCAGTATGCCTATGCGCTGATGGTGGGCCTTATTTTGTCGATCTTGGTTATCGTCGGGGCGGTGGCCTTTGTGTATTTTGAGCTGTTTTTAGAAAATACCGATGCCTTTTTCAGTAAGGCCATTGGGTTTGAAGTACAGCAGGGCGATAGTTTTTTGGTGCAATTGGCCAAGGTACTGTTCTTTGGGCTGTTGACCTATTTGATTACCGCTATTCTCTACTACTTCGGAACGGCCGAGGGCCGCCAGGCGCGTTTCTTTTCGGCCGGGGCATTGATGACCACCCTATTGTTTTTGTTCACATCCTACCTGTTCGGGGTATATGTTGAAAAGATAGCACGCTATAACGAATTGTACGGTGCGCTGGGTGGCTTACTTATTTTAATGGTGTTCATATGGCTGAATTCAAGCATCTTACTGCTTGGTTTTGAGTTGAACGCAACATTGAATGTCTTAAAGAAAAGGCACAAAAACAGGTTGGATGACGCTTAG
- the rplI gene encoding 50S ribosomal protein L9 → MELILKEDVQNLGFKDDIVTVKNGYGRNYLIPQGLATLATPSAKKVLAETLKQRAHKEEKIIKEAQKTAEALKELEIKIPAKVGTADKLFGSVSNIDLAAALEKAGHEIERKYINIQGGTIKRTGPYNAQIRLHREVVVDFPFEVIAEAK, encoded by the coding sequence ATGGAACTTATTTTAAAAGAAGACGTACAGAACTTAGGATTTAAAGATGATATAGTGACCGTGAAAAACGGCTATGGGCGAAATTATCTTATTCCACAAGGTTTGGCAACTTTGGCCACGCCATCTGCGAAAAAGGTATTGGCAGAAACCCTAAAGCAAAGGGCCCATAAAGAAGAAAAGATCATCAAAGAAGCCCAAAAAACGGCTGAGGCACTTAAAGAGCTAGAGATTAAGATACCTGCAAAGGTGGGTACGGCAGACAAGCTATTTGGGTCTGTAAGCAATATTGATTTGGCAGCGGCCTTGGAGAAAGCTGGCCATGAAATAGAAAGAAAGTATATCAATATTCAGGGTGGAACCATTAAAAGAACCGGGCCCTACAACGCCCAGATTCGTTTGCACAGAGAGGTGGTGGTCGATTTTCCATTTGAGGTCATCGCAGAGGCAAAATAA
- the rpsR gene encoding 30S ribosomal protein S18: MATLEQQAKSKKDGEIRYLTPLNIETTKQKKYCRFKKSGIKYIDYKDPDFLMKLVNEQGKLLPRRITGTSLKYQRKVAQAVKRARHLALMPYVGDMLK; the protein is encoded by the coding sequence ATGGCAACACTTGAACAACAAGCAAAATCGAAGAAAGATGGGGAAATCAGGTACCTGACCCCCCTGAACATAGAAACCACAAAGCAGAAGAAATACTGCAGGTTCAAAAAGTCTGGTATCAAGTATATTGACTACAAAGACCCAGATTTTTTGATGAAATTGGTAAACGAGCAGGGCAAACTGCTACCCAGAAGAATCACGGGCACTTCATTGAAGTATCAAAGAAAAGTGGCACAAGCTGTTAAAAGGGCCCGCCACCTAGCCTTGATGCCGTACGTTGGAGATATGTTGAAATAA
- a CDS encoding LytR/AlgR family response regulator transcription factor, with protein MKLKSIIVDDSSMQRMAVAKLVNNHPHLALVAEYSNAIEAKNGLKNHEVDLIFLDVEMPIINGFDLLEALENPPQVILITGKPDYALKAFDYDVTDYLHKPITLARFEASVKRAVTKYEQINRVDEDEEHIFVKSNLKKRKVILNDIKWIEALGDYIKLVTDEANIVILSTMKSFEKQLPSEKFLRIHKSYIVNLEKIEKFNSKNVEVDGRQIPLSRNKKTELAEALSNV; from the coding sequence ATGAAATTAAAAAGTATAATCGTAGACGACTCGTCAATGCAGCGTATGGCCGTTGCCAAATTGGTGAACAACCACCCACATTTAGCCTTGGTGGCAGAGTACAGCAACGCCATAGAAGCTAAGAACGGTCTAAAAAACCATGAGGTAGACCTTATCTTTCTAGATGTTGAGATGCCCATTATCAACGGCTTTGACCTTTTAGAGGCCCTTGAAAACCCGCCACAGGTCATCTTGATTACCGGTAAGCCCGATTATGCCCTCAAGGCCTTTGATTATGACGTGACCGACTACCTGCACAAACCCATTACCCTTGCACGGTTTGAGGCCTCTGTAAAAAGGGCCGTCACCAAATATGAGCAAATAAATAGGGTTGATGAGGATGAAGAGCACATTTTTGTGAAGAGTAACCTTAAAAAACGTAAGGTTATCCTCAACGATATTAAGTGGATCGAAGCTTTGGGCGACTACATCAAACTGGTGACCGATGAGGCCAACATTGTTATTCTTTCAACAATGAAATCGTTCGAAAAGCAGTTGCCATCTGAAAAGTTCTTGCGCATACACAAATCATATATAGTGAACCTCGAAAAAATTGAAAAGTTCAACAGTAAGAATGTAGAGGTTGACGGCAGGCAAATTCCATTAAGTAGAAATAAAAAGACCGAGTTGGCAGAAGCACTGTCAAACGTGTAG